The Deltaproteobacteria bacterium genome includes the window GAAAACACCAGTTGTTTGGAGGTTGACAAGAAACCATCGATATGGGATAGCTCTTACGAGCGCTTCCCCATCCGGGCCTAAAGGAGGTGTCCCTTGCGCGAAGAAGGGGATCTGAGTGTCCTGATATTCTCAAACGAATCCTCAAAGGTGAGACGACTCAGGATGTCGGGGGGTTGGTTCGGCTTTCTGGCTTTTGTCCTCTGTGCCTTTCTCTTCGCTTCCGGCTTTCTCGCCTGGCACTATTTCCGGGCTAGAGAAGCCCGCCTTTATCTCGCCTCGTTGCGGGAAGAGAGTGAAATCCAAAAATCCAAGCTACGCCTCGTTGCGGACAGAATCTCGCACCTGGAGACCCAGATATCGAAGATCCGCGAGTTCGATTCAAAGCTCCGGGTTGTTGCCAATCTCGAGCCCCCGCCTTCCACCACCTCCGGCATAGGTGGTCCCACGCCCAAGGATGTCCGGGAAGAGATGATTCTCCAGGAAAACCAGGCCGGCCTCGTCCGCCAGATGAAGGCGGATCTGGAGAGGTTGGCCATGGAGGCTCAGGTCGAACAGGCGAGCCTCCAGCGACTCGAGACCCTGCTCCAGGGCAAGCGGGAACAGCTTGCCTGCACGCCGTCCATTCTTCCCGCCCGGGGGTGGATCTCTTCAGGCTTCGGATACCGCATCTCTCCCTTTACTGGGACGATCCAGATGCATGAGGGGATCGATATTTCCAACGCCGTGGGAACACCCATTGTTGCTCCGGCCGACGGCCTGGTGGTCAAGGTGGGGCGTGAATATGGATACGGCAAGGTCATCGTCATCAACCATGGTTACGGCATTATCACGCTTTACGGCCACCTTCACAAAACCCATGTCAAGATCGGCCAGAAAGTGAAACGAGGGGATCTTATCGGAGAGGTTGGAAACACGGGCCGATCCACCGGCCCCCATCTCCACTACGAGGTGAGGGTGCGAAACGTACCCGTTGACCCGAGAAAGTACATTCTCTTCGGATACCCAGAGTCACGGCAACTGGGCCGCATGGCCTCTTTTTCGAAGTGACCTTCCCCCCACCCAAGCATCTCGATTCTCTTTGCTGGCTGGTGGGATTCCCCCAACTACTGCCTCCCCTTGACGAGCTCCTCGACGACCGTGGGATCGGCCAGCGTGGAGGTGTCTCCCAGATCGTGAATATCCCCTGATGCGATTTTCTTGAGAATCCGTCGCATGATCTTTCCGCTCCTCGTCTTGGGAAGAGCGTCTGCAAAGTGGATCTTGTCCGGCTTGGCAATGGGGCCGATCTCTTTTCGCACATGGGCGGCGAGTTGCTCTTTGAGTTCCTCACTGGGTTGGACCCCGGCCTTGACCGTCACAAAGGCGTAGATTCCCTGTCCCTTCACCTCATGTGGATATCCCACCACCGCTGCCTCGGCCACGGCCTCATGGGCGACCAGGGCGCTCTCGATCTCTGCGGTACCCATTCTATGGCCAGACACGTTGATCACGTCGTCCACGCGGCCCATGAGCCAGTAATAGCCATCCTCGTCCTTCCGCGCCCCGTCTCCGGTAAAATAGAAGCCCGGATACTGGGCAAAATACGTCTCCCTGAATCGTTCCGGGTCTCCAAAGACCGTACGCATCATGCCGGGCCAGGGTTTCTTGATGACAAGGTACCCGCCCTCGTTGGCCCTGCATTCCCTGCCGTCCTCCTTGAGCACCGCAGGCTCAACACCGAAGAACGGAACCGTTGCAGAGCCCGGTTTGAGAGCAATGGCACCCGGAAGGGGGGAGATAAGAACCCCGCCGGTCTCTGTCTGCCACCACGTGTCAACAATCGGGCATTTACCCCTACCCACCACCTCGTGATACCACATCCAAGCCTCAGGATTGATCGGTTCCCCCACCGATCCCAGGAGTCGGATGCTGGTCAGATCGTGTTTCCTCACCCATTCGTCCCCCTGCCTCATGATGGCTCGGATCGCCGTAGGAGCCGTGTAGAAAATGCTCACCCTGTGTTTCTCCGCCACTTCCCAGAAACGGTCGGGCTTCGGGTAGTTGGGGACCCCCTCAAACATGAGACTCGTAGCACCGGCTGCCAGAGGCCCGTAGACTATATAGCTGTGCCCGGTCACCCATCCGATGTCCGCGGTACACCAGAACGTATCCTCATCCCTGTAATCGAAAATCCATTCGAAGGTCTTCTTGACATAGAGCAGATATCCCGCCGTGGTATGCAACACCCCCTTCGGCTTTCCGGTGCTCCCGCTGGTGTAGAGAATAAAGAGCGGATCTTCGGCATCCATCACCTCAGGCTCGCACTCCCCTTTGATGTCATCCGCCCCCATTTCCTCGTCCCACCATGTGTCCCGTCCCGCTTCCATCGCCGGGGCCGTATCGGCCCGGTTGACGACTATGACGGATTTCACGCCGGGGCACGCGGCAACTGCCAAATCGGCGTTCTTCTTCAAAGCAACGACCCTTCCAGCCCGCATGCCGGCATCCGAGGTGACGAGCAGCTTGGCGTCGCAGTCCCTGATTCTATCCCTCAGAGCCTCGGCACTGAACCCGCCGAAGACAACGCTGTGGACCGCCCCGATACGGGCGCACGCAAGCATGGCGATCGCCAGTTCCGGAATCATCGGCAGGTAGATGGCAACGCGGTCCCCCTTGCGGATCCCCTTTTTCTTCAGGACATTGGCAAACCGGGAGACCTCCCTGTGGAGCTGCTGGTATGTATAGGTCCTTGTCTCGCCTTCCGGTTCGCCCTCCCAGATGAGAGCGGCCTTGTTCTTTCTCCACGTAAGCAGATGGCGGTCCAGGCAGTTATAGGAAACATTGAGTTTCCCACCGATGAACCATTGAATCCTTGCCTCGGAGAAGTCGCTGTCCGTAACCCTTTCCCATTTCTTGACCCAGTGGAGTTCATCGGCGTACTCGGCCCAGAACTCCTCCGGACTCCTTATGGACTTTTCATACATGGTCTGGTACTGTTCGCGGCTCTTGATGTGGGCCTTCTCGCTGAAAGCCGGTGAGGGTTCAAACCTGCGGCTCTCATCCATCATCGAAGCGATGGTCTTCTCTTCCGATTCCATTTCAATCTCCCTCTCCTCTTTAGATCCCCATCATTCATGCCCTGGGCCGTGAGTCCATGGGCCCGATGGGAAAAACGACCCTTCCATAGACGTCCTTCAGAACCTCAGCGACTCCAACGTAGACAGCAGTAAGGCCGCAGATGATCCCGTCGACGCCGGCGATTCTCGTGATCGCCGAGCTCCCGGTAAGATTTGCAACAGCCAGCAACCAAAACAGGACCACGAGAGTCAGAAAGACCACCTGGAGCCCCCGGTTGAGTCTGAGAGTCGCCACAAACATTATGGCCGTAAAAAGCCCCCACATGAAAAGGTAAGCCGCCATGGAACCACCCGACGGTCCAAGTCGCCACCACTTCATCTCAGGAAAGACCAATAGAAACACAAAGGTCAGCCAGAAAAGCCCAAAGGAACAAAACGCCGTGGTCCCAAACGTATTGCCCCTCCGAAACTCCAGGATCCCCGCGATCACCTGGGCAATCCCCCCATAGAAAAGACCCATCGCCAGGATCACACTGTCGAGGCCGTAGAGGCCGACATTGTGCAGATTGAGCAGAACCGTCGTCATTCCGAAGGCAGTGAGCCCCAGCGGCGCGGGGTTGGAGAGATTATCTTGCATACCAGAAGACCTCCTCGGGGACAAGTGAAAGAATGCACAAATCAAAAATACTTTATTGCGGCCCCGATTGTCAACACACGTGCCCTCTGAAGTTTGTCGACTCTTGAAAAAAACCCTCTACCCGGGCGACACTCCGGAAGCGGTGGGGCGCCTATTGCGAGTAAGTGGGCGCTGTCTTGAGGGCAGCCGAAGGGAATGGGGAAACCGCCCTTTCCCCTCTCTCGCTGGATCCGGCCCTCGATTCCTCCGCAGTTTTAGGATATGATGAGAGTAGCCGTTTGCAAGGTACCGGCATCTGCCGGGAACGCCGGGAGGGGTCCATGATCCTAGAAACCGCTTGCTCCAAGAGGGACGCTCTCCCACCAGGCGCCTACCGATAGATGCTCTAACCCTCCAGGGCGGGAATCCCGGCAGGGTCGGTCTTTTCCCGAGAGGTTCATCGAGAGATGCCCGTCATAGATTTCCACGTCCATGTCACCCAGATCGAAGAGTATAAGGATTGGTTTCTCGATTGGGCCAGATCGCTCCACGGCATGGATATCGTCTCCCAAATCCGGGAAACCACGGCTTCACCAGAGGCTCTTCTCAGATTCCTGGATTCAGAGGGAGTCGACTACGCCGTCGTACTCGCCGAAAACAACCCCATGGTCACCGGGGTCTGTCCGAACGAAAGGGTCGCCACCTTTTGCAAAGCCAGTGACCGCCTCATCCCTTTTGCCAGCATAAATCCTTACATCACCTTCGACGCCCCGACCGAGCTCGAAAGGTGTGTCACCGAGCTCGGGTTCCGGGGACTCAAGCTCTATCCCACGTACCAGCATTTCTTCCCAAACGACAGCAGGCTCTTTCCTCTCTATGAACGAGCCCAGGGGCTCGGCATTCCGGTCATCTTCCACACCGGCTCTTCGGTATTTCCGAATTCCCTGCTGAAGTACGGGGATCCCTTGACCCTGGACGAGGTGGCCGTCTTCTTCCCCCGTCTCACGATCATTCAGGCTCACAGTGGAAGAGGCTTCTGGTATGACAGGGCCTTCTTCCTCAGTATCCTCCACCAGAACGTGTACATGGATATCACCGGCCTTCCGCCCAAGAACCTCCTCAGGTATTTCCCAGACCTCGAAAAGAACCGGGACAGGATTCTTTTCGGGTCAGACTGGCCGAGCATCAAAAGCATAAAGGACAACATCGAAGCCGTCCGGGCGCTGCCCCTCGCCGAAGAGACCAAGGCCAGGATTCTCGGACTCAATGCCGCAAGGATCCTGGGAATAGAGACCTAGCCGGGAACCTATCGCCCGGGCCCTGACAGAATCACCTCTCGATACCGACAGATTCCTCAGGACCGGCTTTCCATCCGCATATAGGCGAGGAAGGCTTCGCAGAGGGGCGACAGTTGCCGGCCCACTCGTTGAATCAGATAGAAAGGACGAGAGAAGCGAATCCCCCTCAAGGTCACGGCCGCCAGAGAGCCCCGTTCAAGATCCTCCTCCACGGCTTGGCGGGAGACGATCGATATACCGATCCGCGCCTTGATGCTCTGGCAGACGGCCTGAGTGGTTGCCATCTCAGCCACGACAGAGAGTTTCGACATGTCGAACCCGTGGGCCTCCAGAATCTCGCTCATCACCTTGCGCGTACCCGAATCCTGCTCTCTCAGGATAAAGGGCTCGCCGTATATCTCCTCCATCCCCACCTCCTCCCGGTCTGTCCAGGGGTGTTCCGGGTAGACCGTGAGGACGAGCTCTTCCGAGAAGATCTCTTCGGCCTTCAGACGCCGATCTTTCCACTTCGCCCCCACCAGTCCGATCTCAAGATCTCCTCTCAGAACCGCCTCGACTATCTGCCCGCTCCCCAGGATCTTCAGAGCCAGCTGGATGGAGGGGTGCCGAGTCTTGAAGCCCCCGATAATCTTGGGGAGCATGTAGGTGCCGGGGATGGTACTTGCGCCGAGGACCAGCCGGCCTGTCAGTTCTCCCCTGTAGCGGGCCATTGCCTGAATTGCCTCCTCGCGGGTCTGGAGGATCCTGTGGGCGTACCGGTAGAGGATCCGGCCCGCTGGCGTCGGGAGGACCTCTCTCCCCAATCGGTCGAGGAGTTTCTCACCCAGGGTCTCTTCCAGTGTCCGGATGTGTTCGCTCACCGTGGGCTGGGAGAGAAAGACCGCCTCTGCGGCTCTGGTAAAACTATGAAGTTCGACGACCCTGCAGAATACCTCCAACTGCCGCATGTCCATAGCGACCGACCCTATCGTCCTCCCACGCCGTCCTTCTCCCTGCCCCGTCCAGCCATCCCCCTCATCCAGTATACCACAGCACGGGCTGCCGGTCCCTCCAATCCTCAGAGGCCGGAATGGGCAGGGGCCGCACGTACGCGAACCCGGGAAGAGTCACTCCCAGAGCCGGATGGGATAAGGGCCTACCCCTGCCGAAGAAACACAACCCCCAGAAGCCCTTGACCGAAGAGCGAGAAGGCTCTGGCCCCCGTGCCACTTGACAAGAAAAGCCCATAAGGGTAGTCTAAGTATTCCTCAGGTAACTCGCGGAAATTACATGGATTGGAGATCTCATCGGGACAGAGCTGGGTGCCGAGGAAGAGGGGCGGTTCCTGCCCTGCAGCCGGACCGATGAAGATGGGAAAGAGGATCGAGGAACCCCGTCCGCCTGCCGCTGACCGGGGTCTCGGCCTTAGAGGAGGCGACGATGATTGTTGGAATCCCAAGAGAGATAAAGAAACAGGAATACCGAGTCGGTATCGTTCCTGCAGGAGTGAAGGAACTCGTCAAGAACAACCACCAGGTCATTATCCAGAGGGGAGCCGGGACGGGGAGCGGAATTACAGATGAGGAGTACCAGGCCGCAGGCGCTCGAATCCTGGATACGGCAAGGGCCATCTACGAGGAAGCCGAGATGGTCATGAAGGTGAAAGAACCCCTGCCCGAGGAGTACGACCTCCTCCGTGAAGACCAACTCCTCTATACCTATCTTCATCTCGCACCGGCCCCTGAGCTTACACAGGCTCTCTTGGAACGAAAGGTGATTGCCATCGCCTACGAGACCATCCAGCTTGAGGATGGATCCCTCCCACTCCTCACCCCTATGAGCGAGATAGCCGGTCGCATGTCGATCCAGGTGGGTGCCTACCACCTCCAGAAAGAGCAAGGCGGGCGAGGCGTCCTCCTGGGAGGTGTCCCGGGTGTGGCTCCGGGCAACGTGGCGATCCTGGGCGGTGGAACCGTGGGTACAAACGCGGCGCGGATAGCGGTGGGAATCGGGGCCAGGGTCACCATCCTCGACGTCAACCTGGACAGACTGAGATATCTGGACGATATCTTCGGCAGCAAGATCGTTCCTCTCATGTCGGACAGTCACAATGTCGAAGAGGCCGTTATCCATGCTGACCTCGTGATCGGAGCCGTCCTGATCCCGGGCGCACGGGCCCCGAGGCTCGTCACTCGCCCCATGCTCTCGGAGATGAAGAGGGGTGCTGTAATCGTGGACGTGGCCGTGGACCAGGGAGGATGCATCGAGACCATCCATCCGACCTACCATGACAACCCCACCTACGAGGTGGACGGGGTCATCCACTACGGGGTGGCCAACATGCCGGGCGCCGTGGCGAGGACATCGACCTTTGCTCTGACCAACACCACCCTGCCCTACGCGGTGAAGATCGCCAATCTCGGATGGAAGGCGGCCGTGAGAGAGAACAAGGGCCTGCTCAAGGGACTGAACGTGGCCGAAGGAAAGCTGGTCTGCCCGGCCGTGGCAGAGGCCGTGGGTATGCCGTGTACCCCTGTCGAATCCGTCATCAACTGAACCGAGACCCACGGAAGCCGCTGGTCTCTGATCTCCGGGACAGACATCGACAGAGGCGAGCGCTCGTGGTCGGAGTGAACCGGACGATCACCTTCATCCGCCGTCAGGATCCGGTAATCCATGCCGGTATGGAGCTATGACCATCAGGCTCTACGACCTGGGCAAGATCCCCTGGGACCAGTCGCAACTGATATATCATGCCCTGGCGGGAATGGGCCGTGAGGCGCTCTGTCTGGTTTCTCCTGCAACGCCTTACGTCTGCCTTGGTCTCCATCAGGACCTGGAGCAGG containing:
- a CDS encoding acetate uptake transporter, whose product is MQDNLSNPAPLGLTAFGMTTVLLNLHNVGLYGLDSVILAMGLFYGGIAQVIAGILEFRRGNTFGTTAFCSFGLFWLTFVFLLVFPEMKWWRLGPSGGSMAAYLFMWGLFTAIMFVATLRLNRGLQVVFLTLVVLFWLLAVANLTGSSAITRIAGVDGIICGLTAVYVGVAEVLKDVYGRVVFPIGPMDSRPRA
- a CDS encoding peptidoglycan DD-metalloendopeptidase family protein, with the protein product MSGGWFGFLAFVLCAFLFASGFLAWHYFRAREARLYLASLREESEIQKSKLRLVADRISHLETQISKIREFDSKLRVVANLEPPPSTTSGIGGPTPKDVREEMILQENQAGLVRQMKADLERLAMEAQVEQASLQRLETLLQGKREQLACTPSILPARGWISSGFGYRISPFTGTIQMHEGIDISNAVGTPIVAPADGLVVKVGREYGYGKVIVINHGYGIITLYGHLHKTHVKIGQKVKRGDLIGEVGNTGRSTGPHLHYEVRVRNVPVDPRKYILFGYPESRQLGRMASFSK
- a CDS encoding LysR family transcriptional regulator — protein: MDMRQLEVFCRVVELHSFTRAAEAVFLSQPTVSEHIRTLEETLGEKLLDRLGREVLPTPAGRILYRYAHRILQTREEAIQAMARYRGELTGRLVLGASTIPGTYMLPKIIGGFKTRHPSIQLALKILGSGQIVEAVLRGDLEIGLVGAKWKDRRLKAEEIFSEELVLTVYPEHPWTDREEVGMEEIYGEPFILREQDSGTRKVMSEILEAHGFDMSKLSVVAEMATTQAVCQSIKARIGISIVSRQAVEEDLERGSLAAVTLRGIRFSRPFYLIQRVGRQLSPLCEAFLAYMRMESRS
- the acs gene encoding acetate--CoA ligase: MESEEKTIASMMDESRRFEPSPAFSEKAHIKSREQYQTMYEKSIRSPEEFWAEYADELHWVKKWERVTDSDFSEARIQWFIGGKLNVSYNCLDRHLLTWRKNKAALIWEGEPEGETRTYTYQQLHREVSRFANVLKKKGIRKGDRVAIYLPMIPELAIAMLACARIGAVHSVVFGGFSAEALRDRIRDCDAKLLVTSDAGMRAGRVVALKKNADLAVAACPGVKSVIVVNRADTAPAMEAGRDTWWDEEMGADDIKGECEPEVMDAEDPLFILYTSGSTGKPKGVLHTTAGYLLYVKKTFEWIFDYRDEDTFWCTADIGWVTGHSYIVYGPLAAGATSLMFEGVPNYPKPDRFWEVAEKHRVSIFYTAPTAIRAIMRQGDEWVRKHDLTSIRLLGSVGEPINPEAWMWYHEVVGRGKCPIVDTWWQTETGGVLISPLPGAIALKPGSATVPFFGVEPAVLKEDGRECRANEGGYLVIKKPWPGMMRTVFGDPERFRETYFAQYPGFYFTGDGARKDEDGYYWLMGRVDDVINVSGHRMGTAEIESALVAHEAVAEAAVVGYPHEVKGQGIYAFVTVKAGVQPSEELKEQLAAHVRKEIGPIAKPDKIHFADALPKTRSGKIMRRILKKIASGDIHDLGDTSTLADPTVVEELVKGRQ
- the ald gene encoding alanine dehydrogenase, whose translation is MIVGIPREIKKQEYRVGIVPAGVKELVKNNHQVIIQRGAGTGSGITDEEYQAAGARILDTARAIYEEAEMVMKVKEPLPEEYDLLREDQLLYTYLHLAPAPELTQALLERKVIAIAYETIQLEDGSLPLLTPMSEIAGRMSIQVGAYHLQKEQGGRGVLLGGVPGVAPGNVAILGGGTVGTNAARIAVGIGARVTILDVNLDRLRYLDDIFGSKIVPLMSDSHNVEEAVIHADLVIGAVLIPGARAPRLVTRPMLSEMKRGAVIVDVAVDQGGCIETIHPTYHDNPTYEVDGVIHYGVANMPGAVARTSTFALTNTTLPYAVKIANLGWKAAVRENKGLLKGLNVAEGKLVCPAVAEAVGMPCTPVESVIN
- a CDS encoding amidohydrolase, which translates into the protein MPVIDFHVHVTQIEEYKDWFLDWARSLHGMDIVSQIRETTASPEALLRFLDSEGVDYAVVLAENNPMVTGVCPNERVATFCKASDRLIPFASINPYITFDAPTELERCVTELGFRGLKLYPTYQHFFPNDSRLFPLYERAQGLGIPVIFHTGSSVFPNSLLKYGDPLTLDEVAVFFPRLTIIQAHSGRGFWYDRAFFLSILHQNVYMDITGLPPKNLLRYFPDLEKNRDRILFGSDWPSIKSIKDNIEAVRALPLAEETKARILGLNAARILGIET